From the genome of Candidatus Buchananbacteria bacterium, one region includes:
- the mreC gene encoding rod shape-determining protein MreC, producing MFRFLRTKPLSFILLVVIVLLIFLHYLGVLGFFENVFFRVFSPIQHRIYSFGSGFNNIYSGLTSRDTLVKDNEKLKQEVASLATENAQLKVLIQESQELAEQRTFIDYLGLESVTARVIGKNPEANFQSIVLNKGAKDGIRLDAPLITGQGILVGKIFSVTDNSSQAILINDSRSRIAAVIQNQTASQGVVVGEHGLSLRMELIPQNESVVQGDLVVTSGLEPGITRGLVIGKISRIESEPNGLFQTAYIQPFVRIDNITIVSVLINRTDEPNTD from the coding sequence ATGTTTAGATTTCTTAGAACCAAACCATTATCTTTCATTTTATTAGTAGTTATTGTACTGCTAATTTTTTTGCATTATCTTGGTGTCTTAGGTTTTTTTGAAAATGTATTTTTCAGAGTCTTTTCGCCGATTCAACACCGAATCTATTCTTTCGGTTCCGGTTTTAATAATATTTATTCCGGGTTAACCTCGCGTGATACTTTGGTAAAAGACAATGAGAAATTAAAACAAGAGGTTGCATCGCTCGCAACAGAGAATGCTCAGTTAAAAGTTTTAATCCAAGAAAGCCAGGAACTGGCAGAACAAAGGACTTTTATTGATTATCTTGGTCTTGAATCAGTAACGGCCCGGGTAATCGGGAAAAACCCCGAGGCTAATTTTCAGTCCATTGTCCTCAATAAAGGCGCCAAAGACGGAATTCGCCTCGATGCGCCGCTAATTACCGGTCAGGGTATTTTAGTCGGAAAAATTTTTAGCGTTACTGATAATAGTTCGCAGGCTATTTTGATTAATGATTCCCGTAGTCGAATTGCGGCAGTGATTCAAAATCAAACCGCTTCGCAGGGAGTGGTGGTTGGCGAACATGGTTTGAGCTTACGAATGGAACTTATACCGCAAAATGAGAGTGTGGTGCAAGGAGATTTGGTGGTAACATCCGGTTTAGAGCCGGGCATTACCAGGGGGTTGGTAATTGGTAAAATAAGTCGAATCGAATCAGAACCAAATGGCCTCTTTCAAACGGCGTATATCCAGCCATTCGTCAGGATTGATAATATAACCATCGTTTCAGTGTTAATTAATCGTACCGATGAACCGAATACTGATTAA
- a CDS encoding adenylyltransferase/cytidyltransferase family protein has product MKRVMVFGTFDILHDGHLDFFRQARAYGDYLIVVVARDRNVETIKGKKPDFSEDERLVAVQEAGVADEVILGGEGDPHEIIRTKRPQVICLGYDQEVFTGNLAAKFPEINIVRLEAYQPEIYKSSKLKAKK; this is encoded by the coding sequence ATGAAGCGTGTAATGGTTTTTGGAACTTTTGATATCTTGCACGATGGCCATCTTGATTTTTTTCGGCAAGCCAGAGCCTATGGTGATTATTTAATTGTGGTTGTTGCTCGGGACAGAAATGTTGAAACGATTAAGGGTAAAAAGCCAGACTTTTCAGAAGATGAACGTTTGGTGGCGGTGCAGGAAGCCGGTGTCGCCGATGAGGTGATTTTGGGTGGTGAGGGTGACCCGCATGAAATTATCAGGACAAAACGGCCGCAGGTTATTTGTCTGGGGTATGATCAAGAGGTATTTACTGGAAATTTAGCGGCTAAATTTCCAGAAATCAATATTGTTCGATTGGAAGCATATCAACCAGAGATCTATAAATCTTCGAAACTTAAAGCTAAAAAATAA
- the greA gene encoding transcription elongation factor GreA: MGQNYITKNGLEKLKEELELLKKTKMPEVIERIARAKELGDLSENAEYQDAKDEQGFIAGRIAELEHLINKSHVIEQKNNRDYVDIGSTIKVTCDGNKFTYTIVGSNEADPAQGLISNESPIGRSFLGRKKGDKVKVRVPRGEMECEVLEIE; encoded by the coding sequence ATGGGTCAGAACTATATTACTAAAAACGGTTTGGAGAAGCTAAAAGAAGAGCTAGAGCTTCTTAAAAAAACCAAGATGCCTGAAGTAATTGAGAGGATTGCGCGGGCTAAAGAACTTGGTGATTTATCAGAGAACGCCGAATATCAAGATGCTAAAGATGAACAGGGCTTTATTGCCGGACGGATCGCGGAGCTTGAGCATTTGATTAATAAATCTCATGTGATTGAACAAAAGAATAATCGAGATTACGTTGATATCGGCAGTACTATTAAAGTCACCTGCGATGGCAATAAGTTTACATACACAATCGTCGGTTCGAATGAAGCTGATCCGGCCCAGGGTTTGATTTCGAATGAATCGCCGATTGGCCGTAGTTTTCTTGGCAGAAAGAAAGGCGATAAGGTCAAAGTGCGGGTGCCTCGGGGTGAAATGGAATGTGAAGTTTTAGAAATTGAATAA
- a CDS encoding FtsQ-type POTRA domain-containing protein, whose product MARRIDYQRKKLNNPFFSKKDGQTALKKKKRLVFVGVLLAVVLSAYFFDTLKYFKITSVTVKGVEFINDQEIKNLIADQLDERRWLLFHQSNIFFFNKKQAEERIQQTYLLNDFKIKKKYFNQIEVDLQRNNSGVIWANANNQYYLDLEGRATKLIDPQSLVMNTESGSNVIRSGVNASQYPLIKDLSNREVNVGESILSPETVAFILELTSRLRTEADFEIAHYEINRPAAQDITLVTQEGWLVKFSLQNSVTSQINSLAIVLKQRANDRSKLDYIDLRFGEKVFWK is encoded by the coding sequence ATGGCTAGAAGAATAGATTATCAGAGAAAAAAACTTAATAACCCTTTTTTTTCTAAAAAAGACGGTCAAACTGCATTAAAAAAGAAAAAGCGCTTGGTGTTCGTGGGAGTTTTATTGGCAGTGGTATTGAGTGCTTATTTTTTTGATACGTTGAAATACTTCAAGATTACGTCCGTTACGGTTAAAGGGGTTGAGTTTATAAATGATCAAGAAATAAAAAATCTGATTGCTGACCAGTTAGATGAACGCCGTTGGTTATTGTTTCATCAATCAAATATTTTTTTCTTTAACAAGAAACAGGCTGAAGAAAGAATCCAACAAACTTATTTATTGAACGATTTTAAAATTAAGAAAAAATATTTTAATCAGATTGAAGTTGATTTGCAAAGAAATAATTCGGGCGTGATTTGGGCTAACGCCAATAATCAATACTACCTTGATTTAGAAGGAAGGGCGACCAAGCTGATTGACCCCCAATCATTGGTAATGAACACAGAAAGCGGTAGCAATGTGATACGTTCTGGCGTTAATGCAAGTCAATACCCTTTAATAAAAGATTTGAGCAATAGAGAAGTGAACGTTGGTGAATCGATATTGTCGCCCGAAACGGTTGCTTTCATTCTTGAGTTGACAAGTCGCCTGAGGACCGAGGCGGATTTTGAAATTGCACATTATGAGATTAATCGACCGGCCGCACAAGATATTACGCTCGTTACCCAAGAAGGCTGGCTGGTAAAATTTAGCCTTCAAAATTCTGTTACATCTCAAATTAATTCATTAGCCATTGTTTTAAAACAGCGCGCTAATGACCGGTCAAAACTTGATTATATTGATTTGCGGTTTGGCGAGAAGGTGTTTTGGAAGTAA
- a CDS encoding MgtC/SapB family protein, with translation MIETNDIIIRLLLAAFLSALLGIEREFKDKPAGLRTNILVGTGSALVMIISLMFDFDSARIAAGVVTGIGFIGGGLIIHGRSEVHGITTAAMVWVVSAIGLAVGAGYYLPAVVTVAISLMTLYFFSDEFLRKFFKLDK, from the coding sequence ATGATTGAAACAAACGATATTATTATCCGCCTGCTGCTGGCAGCATTTTTGTCGGCTTTGCTGGGTATTGAACGAGAATTTAAGGACAAACCAGCCGGATTGAGAACAAATATTCTTGTTGGAACGGGTTCAGCTTTGGTGATGATAATTTCTCTTATGTTTGATTTTGATTCGGCGCGAATCGCTGCCGGAGTGGTGACGGGTATTGGTTTTATCGGCGGTGGATTGATTATTCATGGTCGCAGTGAAGTTCATGGAATTACTACCGCGGCGATGGTTTGGGTTGTTTCAGCTATTGGCTTAGCTGTAGGTGCTGGATACTATTTACCGGCGGTAGTAACTGTGGCAATCTCATTGATGACATTATATTTCTTCAGCGACGAATTTTTAAGAAAATTTTTCAAATTAGATAAGTAA
- a CDS encoding ATPase, with amino-acid sequence MAKKILIKKASGEKEIFSIIKLKKSMMSSGVASGVAKRVISQIRPKIKPGTTTAQIHRLAFDLLKSEDKSYAARYNLKKAIMRLGPDGFPFEKYFAALLEEQGYETKTNVIVRGKCISHEVDVIAEKYEKNIHAIIEAKFHSHGGGKTGSKDALYTYARFLDIKEAWNIKKNKGAKPREATLQSWLVTNTKVTGEVKIYCGCVGIKAIGWDYASEGDNLQELIENRGLYPITVLISLNHQQVRDLLHHNIVLCKQLINQDTLLSRLGFHGRQIQQLYQEINKLFGS; translated from the coding sequence ATGGCAAAAAAAATTTTAATTAAAAAAGCAAGTGGAGAAAAAGAAATTTTTTCAATTATAAAATTAAAGAAATCAATGATGTCTTCTGGTGTGGCTAGCGGGGTAGCAAAAAGAGTAATCAGCCAGATAAGACCAAAAATAAAGCCAGGCACTACAACGGCCCAGATTCATCGGTTGGCTTTTGATCTTTTAAAATCAGAGGACAAGAGTTATGCGGCTCGTTATAATCTTAAAAAGGCAATTATGCGTCTTGGCCCCGATGGTTTTCCGTTTGAAAAGTATTTTGCGGCTTTATTGGAGGAACAAGGGTATGAAACAAAAACCAATGTTATTGTTAGAGGTAAATGTATTTCTCATGAGGTGGACGTGATTGCTGAAAAGTATGAAAAAAATATTCACGCTATCATTGAGGCTAAATTTCATTCTCATGGCGGTGGTAAAACCGGCAGTAAGGATGCGTTGTACACGTACGCTCGGTTTTTAGATATTAAAGAGGCTTGGAATATTAAAAAAAATAAGGGCGCCAAACCGCGTGAAGCCACGCTACAAAGTTGGCTGGTAACAAACACCAAAGTGACTGGTGAAGTAAAAATTTATTGCGGCTGTGTTGGGATTAAAGCAATTGGCTGGGATTACGCCAGTGAGGGTGATAATCTTCAGGAACTTATTGAAAATAGGGGGTTATACCCAATTACTGTTTTGATTAGCCTGAATCATCAGCAGGTTCGGGATTTACTTCATCATAATATCGTTTTATGTAAACAGTTGATCAACCAAGATACTTTACTGAGTCGCCTTGGTTTTCACGGTCGGCAAATACAGCAGCTATATCAGGAAATCAATAAATTATTTGGTAGTTAG
- a CDS encoding D-alanine--D-alanine ligase, whose amino-acid sequence MAKISKKIKVGVIFGGRSGEHEVSIVSAVSVMKALDKKKYQVIPIGITKEGRWISGNQAVYFLKEGMRQLPFKSIFAPDPTEKSLMNIKTSSLKSTSNFKPTMTEIDVVFPLVHGTYGEDGKLQGLLEMANIAYVGSEVLGSALAMDKVVQKQLTDLAGLPSVRYDWFFKKEFKNNRSKIISRLEKKLGYPMFTKPANLGSSVGIGKCHNRKELINGIIDALKYDRKIIVEQGIEDIREIEVSVLGNDKPKASVPGEIISSNEFYDYDAKYVDGKSQAVIPARLPKKTIKEIRLIAEMAFRALNLSGLARVDFLVKKKNHKVYLNEVNTIPGFTSISMYPKLWEASGLSYSKLLDQLIDLALERHREKNSLATSYQPKEDWYK is encoded by the coding sequence ATGGCTAAAATTAGTAAAAAAATAAAGGTTGGGGTAATTTTTGGCGGTCGTTCCGGCGAACACGAAGTTTCTATTGTTTCAGCCGTTTCCGTAATGAAGGCTTTGGACAAAAAAAAGTACCAAGTTATTCCTATTGGTATCACCAAAGAAGGCCGCTGGATTAGTGGTAACCAAGCAGTTTATTTTTTAAAAGAGGGGATGAGGCAGCTCCCTTTTAAATCAATTTTTGCGCCTGACCCAACCGAAAAAAGTTTGATGAATATTAAAACAAGCAGTTTGAAATCAACTTCAAATTTCAAGCCAACAATGACCGAAATTGATGTTGTTTTTCCGTTGGTTCATGGTACTTACGGCGAAGACGGTAAGTTGCAAGGCTTATTGGAAATGGCAAATATTGCCTACGTTGGTTCAGAGGTTTTGGGGTCGGCTTTGGCAATGGATAAGGTTGTCCAAAAACAATTAACTGATCTAGCGGGATTGCCGAGCGTTAGGTATGATTGGTTTTTTAAAAAGGAATTCAAAAATAATCGATCAAAAATAATTAGTCGTTTGGAAAAAAAGTTGGGGTACCCGATGTTTACAAAACCGGCCAATCTTGGTTCAAGCGTTGGTATCGGTAAATGCCATAATCGAAAAGAGTTGATCAATGGAATTATTGATGCATTAAAATATGACCGAAAAATTATTGTTGAGCAGGGGATAGAAGATATTAGAGAAATTGAAGTTTCGGTTTTGGGCAATGATAAACCAAAAGCGTCGGTGCCTGGTGAGATTATTTCTTCCAACGAATTTTATGATTACGATGCTAAATATGTTGACGGCAAATCTCAAGCAGTAATACCGGCTCGGTTGCCGAAAAAGACCATTAAAGAAATCAGATTAATCGCCGAAATGGCGTTTAGAGCCTTGAACCTTTCCGGACTAGCCAGGGTTGATTTTTTGGTAAAAAAGAAAAATCATAAAGTCTACCTAAATGAAGTCAATACAATTCCAGGTTTCACCTCTATCTCAATGTATCCAAAACTTTGGGAGGCTTCCGGACTTAGCTATTCTAAATTACTTGATCAACTGATTGATTTAGCGCTTGAACGACATCGCGAAAAGAATAGTCTTGCCACTTCTTATCAGCCAAAAGAAGACTGGTATAAATAA
- the serS gene encoding serine--tRNA ligase, whose translation MLDINKIRESRAEVEAALLKRLDKKDLQLDEILAIDDQRRKLLQESENLKAERNKFSKTKPSPEVIAKMKSVGDQIKKLDDKVREVEAEFKEKLSALPNLPADDVLAGGKENNKVLKSFGKKPDFKFTPKDHYQLATDLGIIDYERAVKMSGTGFWVYRGQGAILEWALLNYFIGFHQKNGYIFMIPPFLLTEESAYTSGHLPKFRDDLFWTQDKTCLNATSEMMLGNYHRDEILAIDDLPIKYAAYSTCFRREAGGYRKEERGMIRGHQFNKIEMFHYAKPEQSWESFDELIENASSLVEGLGLHYQTVQLAAGDASSAMAKTIDVEVWIPSMEIYKEVSSVSNALDYQARRGNIRFKNPETGKNEFVHTLNASGLATSRLFPAILEQFQNEDGSVNIPKPLQKYCGFKKIEKK comes from the coding sequence ATGTTAGACATTAATAAAATTAGGGAGTCGCGAGCGGAAGTAGAAGCAGCTTTGCTGAAGCGCCTGGATAAAAAAGATTTGCAACTTGATGAAATTTTGGCCATTGACGATCAGCGTCGAAAATTATTACAAGAATCCGAAAACCTTAAGGCTGAACGAAATAAATTTTCTAAGACTAAACCAAGTCCGGAAGTCATTGCAAAAATGAAATCGGTCGGCGATCAGATTAAAAAATTAGATGATAAAGTTAGGGAAGTAGAGGCTGAATTTAAAGAGAAACTTTCTGCCCTGCCAAATCTACCGGCTGATGATGTTTTGGCTGGTGGGAAGGAGAATAATAAAGTTTTAAAAAGTTTTGGTAAAAAACCCGACTTTAAATTTACGCCAAAAGATCACTACCAGCTGGCAACCGATTTAGGCATTATTGATTATGAGCGAGCGGTCAAAATGTCTGGTACTGGTTTTTGGGTGTATCGTGGCCAGGGGGCAATTTTAGAATGGGCATTACTTAATTATTTTATTGGATTTCACCAGAAGAATGGCTATATTTTTATGATTCCGCCGTTTTTATTAACTGAAGAATCGGCCTATACTTCTGGCCATTTGCCTAAATTCCGCGATGACTTGTTTTGGACTCAGGACAAAACTTGCCTTAATGCCACTAGTGAAATGATGCTTGGTAATTATCACCGTGATGAAATTTTGGCCATTGACGACTTGCCGATAAAATACGCGGCATATTCAACTTGTTTTCGGCGTGAAGCCGGGGGGTACCGCAAGGAAGAGCGGGGGATGATTCGTGGTCATCAATTTAATAAAATTGAAATGTTTCATTATGCTAAGCCAGAACAATCATGGGAATCTTTTGATGAATTGATTGAGAATGCCTCCAGCTTAGTTGAAGGATTGGGTTTGCATTATCAAACGGTGCAACTGGCAGCTGGTGACGCTTCATCGGCAATGGCTAAAACAATTGATGTTGAAGTTTGGATACCAAGTATGGAGATTTATAAAGAAGTTAGCAGCGTTTCTAACGCCCTTGATTATCAGGCTCGAAGAGGAAACATTCGGTTCAAAAATCCAGAGACCGGTAAGAATGAGTTCGTTCATACTTTAAACGCTTCGGGGTTAGCAACCAGTCGATTGTTCCCGGCAATTTTAGAACAGTTTCAAAATGAAGATGGCAGCGTGAATATTCCTAAACCGCTGCAAAAATATTGTGGGTTTAAGAAAATTGAGAAAAAGTAA
- the mrdA gene encoding penicillin-binding protein 2, protein MIYHNRNPFVISVDSGSKDYRVSRRANGKWLEVDSFASRKSNPNNTTSLGSLVNVQAINLWLVLIMFGLLILLGRAAYLQISQGNHFSTVAEGNRIRIRDIKASRGVIYDRHRNLLVENISAFSLAVIPVDLPHDEDERRRLAEELSPIAEKSGEEIYNLMKEQSPYSYQPLVLRENLTDDQAIVTEIISSRYPGVTLYSNSYRHYLTTPNQPSLSHILGYTGKIEESKLQEYLANGYLIDDYIGKAGLEMSYEKKLKGVNGKEQVEVDALGETKEILAYQKALPGNNLVLTIDSELQKVAEESLRKNLKANNKNRGAVIGLDPKSGEVLIMVSLPAYDNNLFTRGIKQEDFSNLINDPDKPLFPRAISGEYPSGSTFKLVVGAAALEEGVANVNTGFNSVGGVAVGKWFFPDWKAGGHGWTTIYKAIAESVNTYFYMVGGGYNDFEGLGVNRIKKYAQAFGLTKPLGIDLPNEADGFFPDPEWKEKTKNEIWYIGDTYNISIGQGDILVTPLQVAAWTSVFANSGILYQPYLVKEILDSENNLIETAKPRVINQNFISQKNIAAISAGLRQGVTSGSARYLSGLPIAAAAKTGTAQWSSNKENHAWATAFAPYENPQIVLTVLAEESGEGSRVAIPVVYDILKWWSENR, encoded by the coding sequence ATGATATACCATAACCGTAATCCGTTTGTCATTAGTGTAGATAGCGGCTCAAAAGACTATCGAGTGAGCCGCCGGGCCAACGGCAAATGGCTTGAGGTAGACTCGTTTGCCTCAAGAAAATCAAATCCGAACAATACCACTTCACTGGGTTCTTTGGTTAATGTACAAGCGATAAACTTGTGGCTAGTTTTAATCATGTTTGGATTGTTAATTTTGCTTGGGCGGGCCGCTTATTTGCAAATTTCTCAGGGTAATCATTTTAGTACCGTTGCTGAGGGGAATCGAATTCGAATTAGAGACATTAAAGCCAGTCGTGGAGTGATTTACGACCGCCACCGCAATCTACTTGTTGAAAATATTTCAGCCTTTTCTTTGGCGGTTATTCCGGTTGACTTGCCGCACGATGAAGATGAGCGTCGAAGGCTGGCTGAAGAGTTGTCGCCGATTGCCGAGAAATCAGGCGAGGAAATCTACAATTTAATGAAGGAGCAGTCGCCGTATTCGTATCAACCGTTGGTATTACGCGAGAATTTAACCGATGATCAGGCAATTGTTACAGAAATTATCAGCAGCCGTTACCCTGGAGTAACATTATATTCAAATAGTTATCGTCATTATCTGACAACGCCAAACCAGCCTAGTCTGTCTCATATTTTGGGGTATACTGGAAAAATTGAAGAAAGCAAGCTTCAAGAATACTTGGCCAACGGGTATCTTATTGATGATTATATTGGAAAAGCCGGTTTAGAAATGTCGTATGAGAAAAAGTTAAAGGGAGTAAACGGCAAGGAGCAGGTTGAGGTTGACGCCTTGGGTGAAACAAAAGAAATTTTAGCCTATCAAAAAGCTTTGCCCGGAAATAATTTGGTTTTGACGATTGATTCAGAGCTGCAGAAAGTGGCTGAAGAAAGTTTACGTAAGAATTTAAAGGCTAACAATAAAAATCGGGGAGCAGTCATCGGCTTAGATCCAAAATCAGGCGAAGTTTTGATTATGGTGAGTTTACCGGCATATGATAATAATTTATTCACGCGCGGCATTAAACAGGAAGATTTCTCGAATCTGATTAATGATCCTGATAAACCTTTATTCCCGCGGGCGATCAGCGGCGAGTATCCGTCCGGATCAACGTTTAAGCTGGTGGTCGGCGCCGCGGCCTTAGAAGAAGGGGTTGCAAACGTCAATACCGGATTTAACAGCGTCGGCGGCGTGGCGGTGGGCAAGTGGTTTTTTCCCGATTGGAAAGCCGGTGGTCATGGCTGGACCACAATTTATAAAGCAATTGCCGAATCGGTTAATACCTATTTTTATATGGTTGGTGGCGGCTATAACGATTTTGAGGGACTTGGTGTTAATAGGATTAAAAAGTATGCGCAAGCTTTTGGTTTAACCAAGCCGCTTGGCATTGATTTACCAAATGAAGCAGACGGTTTTTTCCCTGACCCGGAATGGAAAGAAAAAACCAAAAATGAAATTTGGTATATTGGTGATACATATAACATATCAATTGGCCAAGGAGATATTCTAGTTACACCTCTGCAGGTAGCGGCCTGGACCTCGGTATTTGCCAATAGTGGCATTTTGTATCAGCCGTATCTTGTTAAAGAGATCCTTGACTCAGAAAATAACTTAATTGAAACGGCAAAGCCAAGAGTGATTAATCAAAACTTCATCAGTCAAAAAAATATTGCAGCCATTAGCGCCGGCTTGCGCCAAGGGGTGACCAGTGGTAGTGCTCGTTATTTATCGGGGTTGCCTATCGCTGCTGCAGCTAAAACCGGTACGGCGCAATGGTCAAGCAACAAAGAGAATCATGCTTGGGCAACGGCATTTGCACCATATGAAAACCCCCAAATTGTTTTAACAGTGTTGGCTGAAGAAAGTGGCGAGGGTAGTCGAGTAGCAATCCCGGTAGTGTATGATATACTAAAATGGTGGTCAGAAAATAGATAA
- the lysS gene encoding lysine--tRNA ligase, protein MLNDEYQTRLQKLKKIAEQGINPFPDKFDKTHSISDALTSRLGAKVKTAGRILTLRDMGKISFGHIQDASGKIQIVLKQDEIGKEEFKSFLKIFDPGDFIGVEGEIFKTQKGEISILVKTFVMLAKALRPLPEKWHGIKDQELKYRQRYLDLISDKTTYDRFVFRSNFIRALREFYWQEGFIELETPILTNTASGALAKPFKTHHNALDIDVYLRIAPETYLKEAVVGGFEKVFELGRLFRNEGIDPSHLQDYTSVEHYVAYWNYEDNMRFTEKLFGTLLKKLFGTTTVTIKDRTGQAVKVDFKPPFKTVSFRDLILKDSGIDIDACKTVTELRTQIKKKKIALENVENLGRGNLIDALYKEVSRPKIIQPTFVINHPVDVSPLARRNDQNPAIVDRFQLVINTWEVVNAYSELVDPVDQKNRFETQAKAKAQGDDEAHGKDDDFVRALEHGAPPMSGWGMGVDRLITLLSQQDNLRDVVLFPLLRPEK, encoded by the coding sequence ATGCTAAATGACGAGTATCAGACTCGTCTTCAAAAATTAAAAAAAATTGCCGAACAGGGCATAAACCCCTTTCCGGATAAGTTTGATAAAACCCACTCCATTTCGGATGCCCTGACATCAAGGCTTGGGGCAAAGGTTAAAACAGCGGGGCGTATTTTAACCCTGCGCGATATGGGTAAAATATCTTTTGGGCATATTCAGGACGCCTCGGGAAAAATTCAAATTGTTTTAAAACAGGATGAAATTGGCAAAGAAGAATTTAAAAGTTTTTTGAAGATTTTTGACCCGGGAGATTTTATCGGTGTTGAGGGTGAAATTTTTAAGACCCAAAAAGGTGAAATTTCCATTTTGGTTAAAACTTTTGTGATGTTGGCTAAGGCTTTACGGCCCTTGCCAGAAAAGTGGCACGGTATAAAAGATCAGGAATTAAAATATCGCCAACGCTATTTGGATTTGATTTCAGATAAAACGACGTATGATCGATTTGTTTTTCGTAGTAACTTTATCAGAGCTTTGCGGGAGTTTTATTGGCAGGAAGGTTTTATTGAACTAGAAACGCCAATCTTGACCAATACTGCTTCCGGCGCCCTGGCCAAGCCATTCAAAACTCATCATAACGCTCTTGATATTGACGTTTACCTGCGCATCGCACCCGAAACCTATTTAAAGGAAGCGGTTGTTGGCGGATTTGAAAAGGTGTTTGAGCTCGGCCGTTTGTTTCGAAACGAAGGCATTGATCCGTCGCATCTTCAGGATTACACCTCGGTTGAGCATTATGTTGCCTATTGGAACTATGAAGATAACATGCGTTTCACCGAAAAATTGTTTGGCACTCTGCTTAAAAAATTGTTTGGCACTACCACTGTTACTATTAAAGACCGGACCGGCCAAGCAGTTAAGGTTGATTTTAAACCGCCGTTTAAGACTGTGTCATTTCGTGATCTGATTTTGAAAGATTCGGGTATTGATATTGACGCCTGTAAAACCGTTACGGAATTACGCACCCAAATCAAAAAGAAAAAGATTGCTTTGGAAAACGTTGAGAATCTCGGCCGCGGCAATTTGATTGATGCGCTTTATAAAGAGGTATCGCGGCCAAAGATTATTCAGCCAACGTTCGTTATTAATCATCCGGTGGACGTTTCGCCTCTGGCGCGGCGTAACGATCAAAACCCTGCTATCGTCGACCGCTTCCAGCTGGTGATCAATACCTGGGAAGTGGTTAATGCTTATTCTGAATTGGTTGATCCGGTTGATCAGAAAAACCGCTTTGAAACTCAAGCCAAGGCCAAAGCTCAGGGAGACGACGAGGCTCACGGCAAGGATGATGACTTTGTGCGGGCTTTGGAACACGGCGCACCGCCGATGTCCGGCTGGGGAATGGGCGTCGATCGCCTAATCACGCTTTTAAGTCAACAAGATAATTTACGAGATGTAGTATTATTCCCATTACTACGTCCGGAAAAATAA